Part of the Labrys wisconsinensis genome, ATCGCCGATGGCGACGCTCTCGCGCGTGTCGAGGTCCTGGCCGATCTGGCCGCGCACGAACACCATGGTGCCGCGGGCGACGACGGTCTGGCAGAGGTCGTTGTCCAGCTTCTGCTCGGGATAGGTGTCCTTGGTGTTGAACTTGCGGATGCGGGTATGGACCATGGCGGTATCTCGGGAGGGAGCGGTCAGGCGCAGGCCGCTGCCGGCGCCGCAAGGCGGGCCGGCCGACCATAGGCGCGGTTGGCGTAGATAAGGGGGGCGCCTTCGCCCGCGGTGAAGATGTCCTCCACCGCGCCGAACAGCACGTGATGGGTGCCGACCTGCTGCATCGCCGTCAGCCGGCAGCCGAAGGCGACCAGCGGGTCGACCACGCGAGGGGCGCCGGTCGCGTCCGCCGTCCAGTCTGCGCAGGAGAACTTGTCGCCGTCGGCGGTCTTCCAGCGGCCGGCGAAGCAGTCGGAGATGTGCGCCTGGTCGTCGCGCAGCACGTTCACGCAGAACACGCCGTTGGCGATGATCGCTCGTGCCGCGGCGCTGCGCTCGTGGACGCACACCAGCAGCGTCGGCCTCGGCGTGTCGGCGCTGACCGAGGCCATGGCCGAGACGGTGACGCCGAACCGCCCGGCCGGGCCGTCCGTCGTGACCACGTTGACGGTGCAGGCGGCGCTGCTCATGCCGGCGAGGAAGCGCTGGCGCAGGTCCGGGTCGAAGGCTTGGGCCGTCGTGGCGCTCATCGCGTCCTCCCGTGCTACTCCGCGGCGACCTTGGCCTGCCCGGCGGCGAACCAGCTGTTGACCGCGCTGTCGCCGGGCTGGCGGCGGATCTCGCCGAGCACCTTGTCGGAGAGGCCGGCCGCCTTCTTGACGAAGTCCAGCGGGCCGTCCCAGTCGAAATTGCGGTAGACCGCGGCCAGATGCGCGAAGGGCGGCGACTGGGCGAAGAGCTGGAAGGTCAGGCGATGGCCGGCATAGTCCGAGTTCAGCATGTCGCGGGCGAAGGCCAGCAGCTTGCGCCGGTCCTCGGCCACCCAGTCCTCGTTGACCGTGTAGAACTTGTCGAGCCAGGGCTTGGTCTCCGGCGCCTCGAAGGCCGCCTTGTCCGGCGTGACGCAGATCTGGCCGCCGCAAAGCTCGCGGGCGATATGCATCATCTCGTGCAGCTGCGAGCAGGCGAGCACCCGGCCGGTGTAGAGCAGCGACTGGTTCGGCATCATCAGTCCGCCCGGGCTGCGCTCGGCCAGGGCGATGGCGGCGGTGAGGTGGGCGTTGATGCCCTCACGGTAGACCGCGAGCTGGGAGAGCTTCTCCTGCACCGCCTGCTGCTTGTCGAGGCCGGTCTGGCGGGCGTTGAACAGCGCCGCGCCGATCATCATGTCGGCGAGCTTCAGGTTGCGCTGCACGAAGGCGAAGGCGGAATAGCGGTGCAGCGTGGCGCGGATGAAGCTCGCCGCCTTGGTGTGCCGGTAGAACAGCACGTTCTCCCAGGGGATCAGCACATTGTCGAAGATGACGAGGGTGTCGACCTCGTCGAAGCGGTTGGCCAGCGGATAGTCCTCGGCCGGCGCCCGGCCGGCGAAGCCGGTGCGGCAGATGAACTTCAGGTTCGGCGAGCCGAGGTCGCAGATGAAGCCGACGGCATAGTCGGAATAGGCGGCATTGCCCCAGTTGGCGATGGTCGGCTTGGTGAAGGCCTGGTTGGCATAGGCCGCCGCCGTCTCATACTTGGCGCCGCGCACGACGATGCCGGCATCGGTCTCCTTGACCACGTGCAGCAGCATGTCGGGGTCCTGCTCCTGCGGCGGCTTGGAGCGGTCGCCCTTCGGGTCGGTGTTGGCCGAGACGTGGAAGGGGTCGGTGTGCAGCACCCGCGCGATATGGTCGCGGATGTTCTTGGAGAATTGCGGGTCGACCTCGTTGAGCACGTCCTGGCCGTCGAACAGCGACCACATCTCGCCGACGGTCTCGTCGCCGACGCGGGTGACGACGCCGCCGATCTCCTCCAGGAGCGTGTCGGTGGCCCGGCGCTTGTCCCACCAGTCGCTCTGCGTGAAGGGCAGCTTGTTGGCGACGGCGTTGACCTCGCCGTCCTGCTCGAAGCTCATGATGTGGCGGGTCGCCGGCTCGTGCTGCATGTCGTAGAAGCGCGCCCGGATGTCGACCAGCGGCTTGAACATCGGGTGCGTGGTGACGTCCTTCACCCGCTCGCCGGCGACATGGACCTCGCGGCCGTCGCGGATCGAGTCCCGGTATTGTGCGCCCGTGCGGATCATGCTCGCTCCTCGCGTCTGCGGCCGGGCGGCGGACCCGGTCACCATGTGCGGGGCATGATCGCGTGATCGGTGGCGCAAGCAAAATAGTCGTTTCTGCTGCCTTGGTTTGGAATTTGGGAAGCAGGGGCGGCGAAAATCCCCTCTGCCATCGGGCGAGGGGGTCAGCGAGCCAGCCGCTCGACCAGCCGGTCCATCATCCCGTCGCAGGCCTCGATCTGGGCGCGGGAGACGAACTCGTCGGGCTTGTGGCCCTGGTCCATCGAGCCGGGGCCGCAGACCACCACCGGCACGCCGAGGCGCTCGCGGAACAGGCCGCCTTCTGTGCCGAAGGCGACCTTGGTGATCGCGGGCGCGTCGAGCAGGCCGCGCATGAAGGCGGCGGCCTCGCTTTCCGCCGCCTCGTCGAGGCCGGGATAGTCGTTCACAACCTCGACGCAGACCGCGGCGGCGGGAAAGCGCCGGCGGTGCGGCGCGGCGATGGCCGCCGCATCCTCGGTGATCGCCGACAGGATGGCGGTCGCATCGTCCGCGGCGAGGTTGCGGATCTCGAAGTCGACCTCGGCGCGGTCGGGCACGATGTTGAGGGCCGTGCCGCCGCGGATCAGGCCGGCATGGACGGTGGTGTAGGGCACGTCATAGGCCTCGTCCCGCGCGCCCTCCGCGGCGAGCGCGGCCTGGCGGCGGCGCAGGGCCGCGACGAAGTCGGCGGCGAGGTGGATGGCGTTGAGCCCGTGCGGCGCCAGCGCCGAATGGGCGGCGATGCCGCAGCAGGTGGCGCGGGCCGCGACCTTGCCCTTGTGGCCGAGGGCGAGGGCGAGCGAGGTCGGCTCGCCGACGATGACGAGGCGCGGGCGCGGCGCCGCCGCCAGCATGTCCAGCATCGGGCGCACGCCGACGCAGCCGATCTCCTCGTCATAGGACAGGGCGAGGTGCAGCGGGGTCGCGAGCGGCTTTCGCGACGCCAGATCGGCCGCCCGCAGCGCGCAGGCGAGAAAACCCTTCATGTCGGCGGTGCCGCGCCCGTAGAGGCGTCCGTCGCGCTCGGCGAGGACGA contains:
- the argE gene encoding acetylornithine deacetylase, whose product is MDSVGLLERLVGFPTVSARSNLALIGFVRDVLAERGIEARLLPDATGEKASLFVTIGPRETPGIMLSGHTDVVPTEGQAWTADPFVLAERDGRLYGRGTADMKGFLACALRAADLASRKPLATPLHLALSYDEEIGCVGVRPMLDMLAAAPRPRLVIVGEPTSLALALGHKGKVAARATCCGIAAHSALAPHGLNAIHLAADFVAALRRRQAALAAEGARDEAYDVPYTTVHAGLIRGGTALNIVPDRAEVDFEIRNLAADDATAILSAITEDAAAIAAPHRRRFPAAAVCVEVVNDYPGLDEAAESEAAAFMRGLLDAPAITKVAFGTEGGLFRERLGVPVVVCGPGSMDQGHKPDEFVSRAQIEACDGMMDRLVERLAR
- a CDS encoding 4-hydroxyphenylacetate 3-hydroxylase family protein, whose protein sequence is MIRTGAQYRDSIRDGREVHVAGERVKDVTTHPMFKPLVDIRARFYDMQHEPATRHIMSFEQDGEVNAVANKLPFTQSDWWDKRRATDTLLEEIGGVVTRVGDETVGEMWSLFDGQDVLNEVDPQFSKNIRDHIARVLHTDPFHVSANTDPKGDRSKPPQEQDPDMLLHVVKETDAGIVVRGAKYETAAAYANQAFTKPTIANWGNAAYSDYAVGFICDLGSPNLKFICRTGFAGRAPAEDYPLANRFDEVDTLVIFDNVLIPWENVLFYRHTKAASFIRATLHRYSAFAFVQRNLKLADMMIGAALFNARQTGLDKQQAVQEKLSQLAVYREGINAHLTAAIALAERSPGGLMMPNQSLLYTGRVLACSQLHEMMHIARELCGGQICVTPDKAAFEAPETKPWLDKFYTVNEDWVAEDRRKLLAFARDMLNSDYAGHRLTFQLFAQSPPFAHLAAVYRNFDWDGPLDFVKKAAGLSDKVLGEIRRQPGDSAVNSWFAAGQAKVAAE
- a CDS encoding flavin reductase family protein: MSATTAQAFDPDLRQRFLAGMSSAACTVNVVTTDGPAGRFGVTVSAMASVSADTPRPTLLVCVHERSAAARAIIANGVFCVNVLRDDQAHISDCFAGRWKTADGDKFSCADWTADATGAPRVVDPLVAFGCRLTAMQQVGTHHVLFGAVEDIFTAGEGAPLIYANRAYGRPARLAAPAAACA